A region of the Candidatus Bathyarchaeota archaeon genome:
GTGCCGGGGGAATTTGGGGATACAGTGGGCCTCCAATTACTAAGAAGTTGCCGAAAGCCAAGTTTGTTCTTGCCAAAGGCGTAATCCAAAACATGCGTTTAATCAAATCTGAAGAAGAAATCGAGCTTATTCGGGAAAGTGCGAAATGGGCGAACTTAGCACATTCGCTCTTGCAAGAGTACACCGAGCCTGGTCTATGGGATTTTGACGTGGCCATCGCCGCCAGCCACGAGGCGTCTATGACCATGAAAAAGGCTCTTGGACCCGACTATGAACCTCAACGTTGGGGACGGCATCCAGCGAGTGCAGGCTTCCGTGGACAAGTTGGCGAGATGTCTGCCATTCCTCATTCGATAGCTACAAAGCGGTCTATGCGAGATGGCGACGTGCTTGTGACGGGGGCTGGAGCTGACGTTGGTGGTTATAGTTGTGAGCTTGAGCGTACTATGATCTTGGGCGAACCTACTGTGAAACAGCAGAAATACTTTGAAGCTATGTTGAAGGCGCAAGAAGAAGCCTTTAAAACCCTAAAACCCAACGCAAAATGTAGCAGTGTAGACAAGGCGACGGCGAAGGTTTTCAAAAAAGCTGGTTTAGAAAGGCTAATGCGGCATCATACCGGGCATGGTTTAGGGTTAGAAGGACATGAGCCACCGTGGTTAGACGTTGGAAACCATGCAGTCTTGAAGCCGGGAATGGTTGTTAGTTGTGAGCCAGGTATTTACGAGCCTGGGTTCAGTGGTTTTAGGCATTCCGACACCATCCTAATTACCAAAGACGGAGCAGAAATAATTACATACTATCCGAGAGATTTAGAGTCTCTT
Encoded here:
- a CDS encoding Xaa-Pro peptidase family protein — its product is MVRLAISESEHKRRMEHVRKTLAERKLDALYLTSGVSFFYLTGYSYIATERPAALIIPADGEITFMGPLLEIDHIPLKTRLIKNIKTYPDYPGKKHPIDYFAKFLKDMGLANKRIGTDNMAGAGGIWGYSGPPITKKLPKAKFVLAKGVIQNMRLIKSEEEIELIRESAKWANLAHSLLQEYTEPGLWDFDVAIAASHEASMTMKKALGPDYEPQRWGRHPASAGFRGQVGEMSAIPHSIATKRSMRDGDVLVTGAGADVGGYSCELERTMILGEPTVKQQKYFEAMLKAQEEAFKTLKPNAKCSSVDKATAKVFKKAGLERLMRHHTGHGLGLEGHEPPWLDVGNHAVLKPGMVVSCEPGIYEPGFSGFRHSDTILITKDGAEIITYYPRDLESLTIQA